Sequence from the Bremerella volcania genome:
CATTGCCGCCAATCTGAACGACCTGTTCGATTGGCAGAACGAAGATCTTTCCGTCGCCGATGTTTCCTTCCTGACCGGTCCGCGCGACGTTCTCGAGGGTGCTGAGCGTCCGCTCCAGAAAGTCGTCGTTCACGGCAATCTCGACGATCACCTTCCGTAGCAAATTCGTTTGGTACTCGATACCACGGAAGGTTGCCGTTTGCCCACGTTGCCGGCCGTACCCTTCCGCATCGAAGACCGTCAATCGCTCGACGGCCATTTCCGCCAGCGCCGTGCGTACGCTGTCCAGCTTGGTCGGTTGGATCACCGCGACAATCAATTTCACGTGGGGGCTCCTTCAACGATCAGGGTGAAGATACGTTCTACCAAATGACCCCCACGTGCCGCCAGACGGTGGTTACTTGCCCAGCACGTGTGCGTCGGCAAATTCCATGTAACGCTGCCAGTCGATCGGCTTTACATCGTGTCCACCGGCGCGGATCACGTAGCCCAAGCGGCTGAGAACCGGCTCGTCCACCGCAGGCATTTTCTCGGCGGCAAGACCTTCGACACCCAACAGCCGGTAAACCGGACTGGCATACTTCGCTGAGAGGAATTCGCCGTGGGGATCGGCCCAGCGGTCTTCTTCGGCACTGCAAACCAGGCACGGACGCGGAGCGATCAAGGCAATCAACTCGTGCTGATCGACCGGGCAGGCATCTTCATTGTGGTTGTACTGAGTGAAGTTGTCGTTGAACCAATGTGGAAACGAGGTGTTGATTCGCTGGACCGATTCGCCAAAACGTCTTCGTGAAAGTGCCGCCCCGCCGCAGCCGGAATTGTTCGAGATCACCGCCGCGAAGCGAGGATCGGTCGCGCCCGCCCAAAGGGAAGTCTTGCCCAAACGGGAATGCCCCATGACGACCACTTTGTCGGAGGCGATTTCAGGGTTCTGCTCCAGGTAATCCATTGCTCTGCCCAGTCCCCACGCCCAAGCGGCAATACTCCCCCACTCGTCTGGTTTAGGCCTGGTTTGCCCCTCGGCGTAAAAATAGGGGTGAATGCCATTCTGGAAATCATCATCGAAATCGGGATCAATGTCGCCGTAATAGGCAGTGGCCAGGCCGTAACCTTTCTCCAGGATCATTTCGACGGGCCAACGCCCTT
This genomic interval carries:
- a CDS encoding glucuronyl esterase domain-containing protein gives rise to the protein MSSTLPAQQEKVIYDEAEIPNFTLPDPLVAEDGTKVESAQAWNEKQRPYLMGLFEREVYGKAPAAPEKISYKVIETSDEALDGTARRRQVAIQLTDDPDGPVLNVLIYLPNTDKPVPTFMTLNFYGNASIHDDPAIQLPESWLRNNKDKGVENHQATEKIRGSSKGRWPVEMILEKGYGLATAYYGDIDPDFDDDFQNGIHPYFYAEGQTRPKPDEWGSIAAWAWGLGRAMDYLEQNPEIASDKVVVMGHSRLGKTSLWAGATDPRFAAVISNNSGCGGAALSRRRFGESVQRINTSFPHWFNDNFTQYNHNEDACPVDQHELIALIAPRPCLVCSAEEDRWADPHGEFLSAKYASPVYRLLGVEGLAAEKMPAVDEPVLSRLGYVIRAGGHDVKPIDWQRYMEFADAHVLGK
- a CDS encoding P-II family nitrogen regulator, which produces MKLIVAVIQPTKLDSVRTALAEMAVERLTVFDAEGYGRQRGQTATFRGIEYQTNLLRKVIVEIAVNDDFLERTLSTLENVARTGQEGNIGDGKIFVLPIEQVVQIGGNEKGPSAV